A stretch of Fluviicola sp. DNA encodes these proteins:
- the thiE gene encoding thiamine phosphate synthase, which produces MLSKIQYISHGDTVEEQKKNISNALEAGCKMIQVRFKKASREEFLEVASQARIWCTYANALLIINDSIEIAKAVDADGIHLGLTDDSIEEARKALGSSKIIGGTANTLEDVLQRIREKCDYVGLGPLRFTATKEKLSPLLGFEGYQRITKELELAGLSIPIYAIGGIVQNDVELLKRTGVYGIAVSGMISEAPDRGTLVSEIDQTLNYA; this is translated from the coding sequence ATGTTGAGTAAGATTCAGTACATATCTCACGGAGATACTGTCGAAGAACAAAAAAAGAATATTTCAAATGCGCTGGAAGCCGGTTGTAAAATGATACAGGTCCGGTTTAAAAAAGCTTCGCGGGAAGAATTCCTGGAAGTTGCTTCACAGGCCCGCATTTGGTGTACGTATGCAAATGCACTTTTGATCATCAACGATTCCATTGAAATAGCCAAAGCAGTAGATGCAGACGGTATTCATTTGGGATTGACGGATGATTCGATCGAAGAAGCACGTAAAGCTTTAGGATCTTCTAAAATTATCGGGGGAACAGCGAATACATTGGAGGATGTATTGCAGCGAATCCGTGAAAAGTGCGATTATGTAGGATTAGGACCATTGCGTTTTACTGCTACAAAAGAGAAGTTAAGTCCGCTTCTTGGTTTTGAAGGATACCAACGGATTACGAAAGAACTGGAATTAGCCGGACTATCGATCCCGATCTATGCAATCGGGGGAATTGTACAAAATGATGTGGAACTGTTGAAAAGAACAGGTGTTTACGGAATCGCCGTTTCGGGAATGATCTCGGAAGCACCGGACAGGGGAACATTGGTAAGTGAAATTGATCAAACATTGAATTATGCTTAA
- a CDS encoding thiazole synthase, with the protein MLKLADKELKSRLFLGTGKFGSSKQMEQAVLASGSELVTVALKRVDLETETDDLLAHLNHNHINLLPNTSGARNAKEAVFAAQLAREAMETNWLKLEIHPDPKYLLPDPIETLKATEELAKLGFVILPYIHADPVLCKRLEDAGTAAVMPLGAPIGTNKGLKTLDFLEIIIEQSRVPVIVDAGIGSPSHAAHAMELGADAVLVNTAIAVAKNPEEMALAFKMAVESGRMAYEAGLGAISRSANASSPLTGFLNM; encoded by the coding sequence ATGCTTAAACTGGCAGATAAAGAATTAAAGTCGCGTTTGTTTTTAGGTACCGGGAAATTCGGTTCTTCCAAACAAATGGAACAAGCCGTGTTGGCTTCGGGTTCCGAATTGGTGACTGTGGCGTTGAAACGTGTGGATTTGGAGACCGAAACAGATGACCTGTTGGCTCATTTGAATCATAACCACATCAACTTATTGCCGAATACTTCCGGCGCAAGAAATGCGAAAGAAGCTGTTTTTGCGGCACAATTGGCACGCGAGGCCATGGAAACGAATTGGTTGAAACTGGAGATCCACCCGGATCCCAAGTACTTGCTTCCGGATCCTATAGAAACATTGAAAGCAACCGAAGAGTTGGCAAAATTAGGATTTGTGATCCTGCCGTACATTCATGCTGATCCTGTTCTGTGCAAGCGATTGGAAGATGCAGGAACAGCTGCTGTGATGCCATTGGGAGCACCGATCGGTACGAATAAAGGACTGAAAACCCTGGATTTTTTGGAAATTATCATTGAGCAAAGTCGTGTTCCTGTTATTGTGGATGCGGGAATCGGCTCTCCGTCGCATGCTGCACACGCCATGGAATTGGGGGCAGATGCTGTCTTGGTAAATACGGCAATTGCTGTTGCAAAGAACCCGGAAGAAATGGCTTTGGCTTTTAAAATGGCAGTGGAATCCGGAAGAATGGCTTATGAAGCCGGTTTGGGAGCAATTTCCCGTTCTGCAAATGCTTCCAGCCCGTTGACAGGATTTTTGAATATGTGA
- the thiH gene encoding 2-iminoacetate synthase ThiH — MNFKEIFAETNWDEIKSSIYSKTAADVERALSAGKRTLEDFKALISPAAEPYLEQMAQESNALTQKRFGKTIQLYTPMYLSNECNNICTYCGFSFDNKIRRKTLTDDEILQEVAYLKERGFNHILLVTGEANHTVHVPYFKRVMDLIRNEFANISIEVQPLDEAEYGVLHEAGVYSVLVYQETYHQEVYKAYHPKGKKSNFEYRLDTPDRCGRAGIHKIGLGILLGLEDWRTDSFFCALHLDYLQKTYWQTKYSISFPRMRPAEGIIEPNVIVGDRELVQLICAYRLFNEDVELSVSTRESEHFRNHVIPLGVTTMSAGSKTNPGGYVVEPESLEQFEISDERPVEEIAELIRKQGYEAVWKDWDRSYSFSSLEGGPRRVADNLGDEGVSNKERTSHV; from the coding sequence ATGAATTTCAAAGAAATATTCGCTGAAACAAATTGGGACGAAATAAAGTCTTCCATTTACAGCAAAACAGCTGCAGATGTAGAGCGTGCCTTGTCTGCCGGGAAACGAACCTTGGAAGATTTCAAGGCATTGATTTCTCCGGCTGCCGAACCTTACCTGGAACAGATGGCGCAGGAAAGCAATGCACTGACCCAAAAACGTTTTGGAAAAACCATTCAGCTTTATACACCGATGTACCTGAGCAACGAATGCAACAATATTTGTACTTATTGCGGGTTCAGTTTCGACAATAAGATCCGTCGTAAAACGCTGACGGATGACGAAATCCTGCAGGAAGTTGCTTACTTGAAGGAACGTGGATTCAATCATATTTTGCTGGTTACGGGTGAAGCGAACCATACGGTTCACGTGCCTTATTTCAAGCGGGTCATGGATTTGATCCGGAATGAATTTGCCAACATTTCGATCGAAGTACAACCTCTGGATGAAGCCGAATACGGTGTTTTACATGAGGCCGGGGTGTATTCCGTTTTGGTTTACCAGGAAACGTATCACCAGGAAGTATACAAAGCATATCACCCGAAAGGGAAGAAATCGAATTTTGAGTACCGTTTGGACACACCCGACCGTTGTGGAAGAGCGGGAATTCACAAGATCGGTTTAGGTATTTTACTGGGCCTGGAAGACTGGCGTACAGATTCGTTTTTCTGCGCGTTGCATTTAGACTATTTGCAGAAAACGTACTGGCAAACCAAGTACTCGATCTCTTTCCCGAGAATGCGCCCGGCAGAAGGAATCATTGAACCCAATGTGATAGTTGGCGACCGGGAATTGGTACAGCTGATCTGCGCTTACCGCCTGTTCAATGAAGATGTGGAATTATCCGTTTCTACCCGCGAATCGGAACATTTCAGAAACCATGTCATTCCTTTGGGAGTTACCACCATGAGCGCCGGTTCGAAAACCAACCCGGGAGGATATGTCGTTGAGCCTGAATCCCTGGAGCAATTTGAAATTTCGGATGAACGCCCGGTGGAGGAAATCGCTGAACTAATCCGGAAACAAGGTTACGAAGCCGTTTGGAAAGACTGGGACAGAAGTTATTCTTTTTCCTCCCTTGAGGGAGGACCAAGGAGGGTGGCTGACAATTTAGGGGATGAAGGAGTTTCCAATAAAGAAAGAACTTCTCATGTTTAG
- a CDS encoding HesA/MoeB/ThiF family protein, with the protein MFSSNESKRYTKQTILDEVGLLGQAKLKNARVVVIGAGGLGCPIVQYLSACGVGTIGIVDFDVIEHSNLHRQVLYGPEDVGEKKAEVAKERALAQNPDTQIELFDCALTDENAAFILSQFDLVIDGCDNFLTRYTVNDTCVELGKSLVYGSILGFQGQLAVFNHRGSKNLRDLFPEPPNAEDVPNCSDNGVLGVVPGVIGTLMANEALKCILELEINLNIFHIFDLLSLEMTKLRF; encoded by the coding sequence ATGTTTAGTTCCAACGAATCAAAACGCTACACCAAACAAACAATCCTGGATGAGGTGGGATTGTTAGGCCAGGCAAAGCTAAAAAACGCAAGAGTTGTGGTTATTGGTGCCGGAGGTTTGGGTTGTCCGATCGTGCAGTATTTGTCTGCATGTGGTGTAGGAACAATCGGCATTGTGGATTTTGATGTGATCGAACATTCGAATTTACACCGCCAGGTTTTGTACGGTCCCGAAGATGTGGGGGAGAAGAAAGCGGAAGTAGCTAAAGAACGGGCGTTGGCCCAAAACCCCGATACGCAAATAGAGCTTTTTGATTGTGCACTCACGGATGAAAATGCAGCATTCATTTTGTCACAATTCGATTTGGTGATCGATGGCTGTGATAATTTCCTGACGCGCTATACGGTAAATGATACTTGTGTGGAATTGGGAAAATCATTGGTCTACGGAAGCATTCTCGGTTTCCAGGGACAGTTGGCGGTTTTCAATCACCGGGGAAGTAAAAACCTGCGGGATTTATTTCCGGAGCCTCCGAACGCAGAAGATGTTCCGAATTGCTCGGATAACGGTGTTTTAGGAGTTGTTCCGGGAGTGATCGGAACATTGATGGCCAATGAAGCCTTAAAATGCATCCTGGAATTGGAGATCAATCTCAATATCTTTCACATTTTCGATCTGTTGAGTCTGGAAATGACGAAACTGAGGTTTTAA
- a CDS encoding DUF1456 family protein, which translates to MDNNYVFYKLRKIYQWDEEKIGNLFKSVEFIVSPLDIFAWMKQEQYEGFKAMPDQALAALLNGFIVDRRGLKDGKIPEAEEKLTNNIIFRKLRIALNFKDDDIVETLKKADIRIGKPELNAFFRDPKHPHYRVCGDQFLRNFLRGLQLGTNQKRT; encoded by the coding sequence ATGGATAACAATTACGTTTTTTACAAGCTTCGCAAAATTTATCAATGGGACGAAGAGAAAATCGGGAACCTCTTCAAGTCGGTTGAATTCATTGTTTCTCCGCTGGACATTTTTGCCTGGATGAAGCAGGAACAGTACGAAGGTTTCAAAGCCATGCCCGACCAGGCACTGGCAGCTTTACTGAACGGTTTCATCGTAGACCGGAGAGGATTGAAAGACGGAAAAATCCCGGAAGCAGAGGAAAAACTTACCAATAACATTATTTTCCGCAAGCTGCGAATTGCCTTGAATTTCAAGGACGATGATATTGTGGAAACATTGAAGAAGGCGGATATCCGAATCGGTAAACCCGAACTGAATGCTTTTTTCAGAGATCCGAAACACCCGCATTACCGGGTTTGCGGCGACCAGTTCCTGCGCAACTTTCTCCGCGGACTTCAGTTAGGAACCAATCAAAAACGGACATAG